The following are encoded together in the Theileria orientalis strain Shintoku DNA, chromosome 1, complete genome genome:
- a CDS encoding ATP synthase subunit beta, with product MVIRSGLPGLLNSISGSRATPCKNKITRGVQSGIFLVENGMGVRSKSHYRTLTFLTRKVSKPVFESAGISKVEAIGGNMKVNQVAATGLRRLSTFRPNKICADNTLLNNANKHRLSSALKNLNTVNTRFINTGSKNSTVGSGSNTSKAELTKNKKDAGLSDKSVRTMATASNVSSMRKGHISQVIGAVVDVRFEGPPPPILNALWVDNDGTRLSLEVAQHLGDGVARSIAMGATEGLMRGQEVLDTGSPITVPVGTPTLGRIMNVTGDAIDGFGPIKSENHLPIHRAAPSFDEQKSDEALLITGIKVVDLLAPYAKGGKIGLFGGAGVGKTVLIMELINNVANKHGGYSIFAGVGERTREGNELYHEMMATGVIKRASLVYGQMNEPPGARARVALTGLTVAEYFRDEQNQDVLLFIDNIFRFTQAGSEVSALLGRIPSAVGYQPTLATDLGSLQERITTTKKGSITSVQAIYVPADDITDPAPATTFTHLDATTVLSRQIAELGIYPAVDPLDSTSRMLSAHIVGERQYNVARAVQKILQDYKSLQDIIAILGMDELSEDDKFVVARARKVQRFLSQPFQVAEVFTGKPGRFVELPDTIEGAEQILNGSCDDLPEMAFYMVGDIKEAKEKAVEMLKTR from the exons ATGGTAATCAGGTCAGGGTTACCAGGACTGCTCAACTCAATTTCAGGATCCAGAGCCACACCTtgcaaaaataaaataacaaggGGCGTGCAAAGCGGGATCTTTCTAGTTGAGAATGGAATGGGTGTCCGAAGCAAGTCCCACTATCGTACTCTGACATTCCTGACGAGGAAGGTTAGCAAGCCAGTGTTTGAGAGCGCCGGCATTTCTAAAGTAGAAGCAATTGGTGGAAACATGAAGGTCAACCAAGTAGCAGCAACTGGCCTCAGAAGGCTCTCGACATTCCGCCCAAATAAGATATGTGCAGACAACACATTGTTAAATAATGCAAACAAGCACAGGCTAAGTTCAGCCCTGAAAAACTTAAATACAGTAAATACGAGATTTATAAACACCGGAAGCAAAAATAGTACAGTTGGTAGCGGCAGCAACACAAGCAAAGCCGAgttaacaaaaaataaaaaagatgCCGGCCTGAGTGATAAAAGCGTTAGGACCATGGCGACAGCGTCGAATGTATCCAGCATGAGAAAGGGGCACATATCACAAGTAATCGGGGCAGTGGTGGACGTGAGGTTCGAAGGGCCGCCGCCGCCGATACTTAACGCACTGTGGGTAGACAACGACGGAACGAGGCTGTCGCTGGAAGTGGCACAGCACCTGGGCGACGGAGTAGCAAGAAGCATAGCAATGGGAGCAACCGAAGGGCTTATGCGAGGCCAGGAGGTGCTGGACACAGGCTCGCCAATAACAGTGCCAGTGGGAACGCCGACGCTGGGAAGAATCATGAACGTGACGGGCGACGCAATAGACGGATTCGGACCAATCAAGTCGGAAAACCACCTGCCGATCCACAGAGCAGCGCCCTCGTTCGACGAGCAGAAGAGCGACGAGGCGCTGCTGATCACAGGAATCAAAGTGGTCGACCTCCTGGCGCCCTACGCAAAGGGAGGAAAGATAGGACTCTTtggaggagcaggagtGGGAAAGACAGTGCTGATCATGGAGCTGATCAACAACGTGGCCAACAAGCACGGAGGATACTCGATCTTCGCAGGCGTCGGAGAGAGGACGAGGGAGGGCAACGAGCTCTACCACGAGATGATGGCGACGGGGGTCATTAAGAGG GCGAGTCTGGTGTACGGGCAGATGAACGAGCCGCCGGGAGCAAGGGCGAGGGTGGCGCTGACGGGGCTGACGGTGGCGGAGTATTTCAGGGACGAGCAGAACCAGGACGTGCTGCTTTTCATAGACAACATCTTCAG GTTCACGCAAGCCGGAAGTGAAGTTAGTGCCCTCCTGGGCAGAATACCGAGTGCAGTGGGATATCAGCCGACACTGGCGACGGATCTGGGATCACTGCAGGAGAGAATTACGACGACGAAGAAGGGCTCAATCACGTCAGTGCAGGCAATATACGTGCCAGCAGACGATATAACAGACCCGGCACCAGCAACGACGTTCACGCACCTGGACGCGACGACGGTGCTCTCGAGGCAGATAGCGGAGCTGGGCATATACCCAGCAGTGGACCCGCTGGACAGCACGAGCAGAATGCTGAGTGCGCACATCGTGGGCGAGCGCCAGTACAACGTCGCGAGAGCAGTGCAGAAGATACTCCAGGACTACAAGTCGCTGCAGGACATCATAGCAATCCTGGGAATGGACGAGCTGAGCGAGGACGACAAGTTCGTGGTCGCGCGCGCAAGGAAGGTCCAGAGGTTCCTCTCGCAGCCATTCCAGGTCGCAGAGGTCTTCACGGGGAAGCCAGGAAGGTTCGTGGAGCTCCCAGACACGATAGAAGGTGCGGAGCAAATACTCAACGGAAGCTGCGACGACCTTCCAGAGATGGCCTTCTACATGGTGGGAGACATAAAGGAGGCGAAGGAGAAGGCGGTGGAGATGCTGAAGACGAGGTGA
- a CDS encoding serine hydroxymethyltransferase has protein sequence MKKQQISGIILKIYIIVSLNGVLNYRIQKRSESFERKGEFKVKNTLHKIEIMSSKREFPLEDDAPLKEFDPEVHGILEKERNRQRYSVDLIASENYASRACLEALGSVFTNKYSEGYPGRRYYGGCKHVDELETLCMQRCLQVFGLPEEDWGVNVQALSGSPANFAVYCALLEPHDKLMGLSLMGGGHLTHGYYIGKKKISASSIFFSPLSYTLDPETGLIDYKELEKLAKLYCPRLIIAGASTYTRHIDYKRFREIADSVDAYLMADIAHISGLVAAGVHPSPFEHCHVVTSTTHKSLKGPRSGMIFYNKKLLPEFGECINNAVFPTLQGGPHNNKIAALAVQLRQMLKPEWKAYAQSVVDTARTLASELERRSFKILTGGTDNHTVIVDLRPFDVTGSKMQIVCELVNLTISKSTLPGDKSALNPSGIRLGTPALVSRGAKREDMEFVAEALSKAVDICVKVQAQKGKKLVDFKVGLEENEEVLKLRSEVVEWVSKFPYVD, from the exons atgaaaaaacaacaaataagtggtataatattaaaaatatacattatagTAAGCTTAAATGGTGTTTTAAACTATAGAATACAAAAAAGAAGTGAGTCATTTGAACGAAAAGGGGAATtcaaagttaaaaatacactccacaaaattgaaattatgAGTTCTAAACGAGAGTTTCCCCTGGAAGACGACGCGCCACTGAAGGAGTTCGACCCGGAAGTGCACGGAATTCTGGAGAAGGAAAGAAATCGGCAAAGATATTCAGTCGACCTGATCGCGTCGGAG AACTACGCAAGCAGAGCGTGTCTGGAGGCGCTGGGATCGGTCTTCACGAACAAGTACAGCGAAGGGTACCCGGGAAGAAGGTACTACGGAGGCTGCAAGCACGTCGACGAGCTGGAGACGCTGTGTATGCAGAGGTGCCTCCAGGTGTTCGGGCTCCCCGAGGAGGACTGGGGAGTCAACGTGCAGGCGCTGTCAGGCTCCCCGGCGAACTTCGCAGTCTACTGCGCGCTCCTGGAGCCGCACGACAAGCTGATGGGCCTCTCGCTGATGGGCGGAGGGCACCTCACGCACGGCTACTACATCggaaaaaagaagatatcGGCATCCTCGATTTTCTTCTCGCCGCTCTCGTACACGCTGGACCCTGAGACGGGCCTGATAGACtacaaggagctggagaagctggCGAAGCTGTACTGCCCGAGGCTGATAATAGCAGGAGCGTCAACATACACAAG GCACATCGACTACAAAAGGTTCCGGGAGATTGCGGACAGCGTCGACGCGTACCTGATGGCGGACATTGCGCACATCTCAGGGCTGGTGGCGGCAGGAGTGCACCCATCGCCGTTCGAGCACTGCCACGTGGTGACGTCGACAACACACAAGTCGCTGAAGGGGCCGAGGTCGGGCATGATTTTCTACaacaagaagctgctcCCGGAGTTCGGAGAGTGCATCAACAACGCAGTGTTCCCGACGCTGCAGGGAGGCCCGCACAACAACAAAATAGCAGCACTGGCAGTGCAACTGAGACAG ATGCTGAAGCCGGAGTGGAAAGCATACGCACAGAGCGTTGTGGACACGGCAAGAACACTGGCCTCGGAACTGGAAAGGAGGTCGTTTAAAATTCTGACGGGGGGGACGGACAACCACACCGTGATCGTGGATCTGCGGCCATTCGACGTGACGGGAAGCAAGATGCAAATAGTGTGCGAGCTGGTGAACCTAACGATAAGCAAAAGCACACTACCGGGGGATAAGTCGGCGCTGAACCCGTCGGGAATACGCCTGGGAACGCCAGCGCTGGTGTCCAGAGGAGCGAAAAGGGAGGACATGGAGTTTGTGGCGGAGGCCCTGAGTAAGGCGGTGGACATCTGTGTTAAAGTTCAAG CGCAAAAGGggaagaagctggtggaTTTCAAGGTGGGTCTGGAGGAGAACGAGGAGGTGTTGAAACTGAGGAGCGAGGTCGTGGAGTGGGTGTCGAAGTTCCCATACGTTGATTAA
- a CDS encoding uncharacterized protein (transcription elongation factor, TFIIS/elongin A/CRSP70, N-terminal domain containing protein): protein MDGLENSYLDTYRDSNENVNLVYLHPDHEKCLGRVPALSTHIIELVEVDGLESNEVEVLNNWFLDNWKKIYSSGFIMNDSLTQDFTDYLQRKSPILVDLEKVESYLSVQKLLYNGLRLELRDEKQGENVSQCKLFHKYYYSCRENPLSMNNLVVLSNVIWSLKKYMKDEFALTCLVDILLQSYMVALNSFISLGGVAVLRETLEHLAQKEKLKQSTNFLLKCMDLLDKLDINFRVLQTSRIGVPVNCIAQGKSHAKLKLDYECSNDKVKLKATNLIKKWKAIRDASLPTKATTETENKIKKGQVQEGRLVSKKSIEVTMEKRGEKGQSEKRLREKRETEKGPQGEGTNNEQEGSFVLNIINTMVEQKEKEKKRKMEIRNSQMSTKYKGTTSTNKGSMDKELKRERSGSGENSTTGHEGNSKTSIYKMGKEGDKKGPGGQGETEKDKSSTTQLASLMNFFKEYSNKTEERQEEATATEVNHHHHASSGAGHKYAAGTTASALLHQTVTDPALKQQHYHQSTPPAAQIHHVSTTPTASVSGQYAPAIGSNAPASVVTAAANVTPSASVTASASVTATSATNTNINANASANASLNAKAVNLTGQTPSSAEQHLGSKYESHQVGSGNVMTQQMGHGVGGIQQLGGVYGTYQYGHSMPVQVAGGHNMGAQVTSGHNVASQVGTGVSHMGFSDVTTLAAHNGRKRLGFSDGPPMGFSEGTQQVPHNLGGQQVGHNLGVQQVGHNLGVQQVGHNLGGQQVLTQVQPPAPPPPPPPMSNMKHVQTQYTINTNKMQQQYEINTNKMQQQYEINTNKMQQTVSGASKHVTGGYTNAMDAASDLGYNKKEYRNRGQDQTGVYSSYGVYGNVMAGAGYAPPPPPPPPAPPGPTHYQGVTQENTGAYEGQKSRFSPPRNKFQQLQVNFQAQSSTYEETEQENYIDDKNIEFYHTGAESTKEDGQTPVVPPWK, encoded by the exons ATGGACGGTTTAGAGAATTCCTATCTGGATACATATCGAGATTCCAACGAAAATGTCAATTTGGTATATCTGCATCCGGACCACGAAAAATGTTTGGGAAGAGTTCCTGCCTTATCAA CTCATATCATTGAACTTGTAGAAGTGGACGGCCTGGAATCCAATGAAGTGGAGGTTTTAAACAACTGGTTTCTCGATAACTGGAAGAAGATATACAGCTCAGGGTTTATAATGAACGATTCATTAACGCAGGATTTTACGGATTATCTACAGCGAAAATCACCAATTTTAGTTGATTTGGAGAAG GTTGAGTCGTATCTGTCTGTGCAAAAATTGCTATACAATGGACTGAGACTGGAGCTCAGAGATGAAAAACAAGGAGAAAATGTGTCACAGTGTAAACTGTTTCACAAGTACTACTACTCGTGCAGAGAGAATCCACTGTCGATGAACAACCTAGTAGTACTCTCGAACGTGATATGGTCATTGAAGAAGTACATGAAGGACGAATTCGCACTGACGTGCCTGGTTGACATACTGCTGCAGTCGTACATGGTGGCGCTGAACTCCTTCATAAGCCTGGGAGGAGTGGCGGTGCTGAGAGAAACGCTGGAGCACCTGGCACAAAAAGAAAAGCTGAAGCAGAGCACAAATTTCCTGCTTAAGTGTatggacctgctggacaagCTGGACATCAACTTCAGAGTGCTGCAGACGTCGAGAATAGGAGTGCCAGTGAACTGCATAGCACAGGGCAAGTCGCACGCAAAGCTTAAGCTGGACTACGAATGCTCAAACGACAAAGTTAAGCTGAAAGCAACGAACCTGATCAAAAAGTGGAAAGCAATAAGAGACGCGTCATTGCCAACGAAGGCAACCACAGAAacggaaaataaaattaaaaaggggCAGGTGCAAGAAGGAAGATTGGTAAGTAAAAAGTCGATAGAAGTTACAATGGAAAAGAGAGGAGAAAAAGGACAATCAGAAAAGAGACTACGAGAAAAGAGAGAGACGGAAAAGGGGCCGCAAGGAGAAGGAACGAACAATGAACAAGAAGGATCATTCGTACTAAACATAATTAACACAATGGTGGAgcagaaggaaaaggaaaaaaagaggaagatggaAATCAGAAACTCACAAATGTCAACGAAGTATAAAGGGACGACTTCGACGAATAAGGGAAGTATGGACAAGGAATTGAAGAGAGAAAGAAGCGGAAGCGGAGAAAACAGTACAACTGGCCACGAAGGAAATAGTAAAACGAGCATCTATAAGATGGGAAAGGAAGGAGACAAGAAGGGGCCTGGAGGACAAGGAGAAACGGAAAAGGATAAGTCGAGCACAACACAACTGGCCTCACTGATGAATTTCTTCAAAGAGTACTCAAACAAGACTGAGGAAAGGCAGGAGGAAGCGACGGCAACAGAAGTAAACCACCACCACCACGCAAGCAGCGGTGCAGGTCACAAGTATGCAGCAGGTACGACGGCAAGCGCATTATTACACCAAACAGTCACGGACCCAGCACTCAAGCAGCAACACTACCACCAGTCAACACCACCGGCAGCACAAATACACCACGTTTCAACAACGCCAACAGCAAGTGTGAGTGGCCAGTACGCACCTGCCATTGGCAGTAATGCTCCCGCAAGTGTGGTAACCGCCGCTGCAAACGTTACTCCTAGTGCAAGCGTTACTGCTAGTGCAAGCGTTACTGCCACAAGTGCTACAAATACGAATATTAATGCCAATGCTAGTGCTAATGCTAGTCTTAATGCTAAAGCTGTAAATCTAACTGGTCAAACGCCAAGTAGCGCAGAACAGCACCTGGGAAGCAAATATGAGTCACACCAAGTAGGATCGGGGAATGTGATGACACAGCAAATGGGTCACGGAGTGGGAGGAATTCAGCAGCTGGGAGGAGTTTATGGAACATACCAATATGGACACAGCATGCCAGTTCAAGTGGCGGGAGGCCACAATATGGGTGCCCAAGTAACATCAGGGCATAACGTGGCAAGTCAAGTGGGAACAGGAGTTTCACATATGGGATTCAGTGATGTGACAACGCTGGCGGCACACAATGGTAGAAAACGACTGGGATTCAGCGATGGGCCTCCAATGGGATTCAGCGAAGGCACACAGCAAGTACCACATAACTTAGGAGGGCAACAAGTAGGACACAACTTAGGAGTGCAACAAGTAGGACACAACTTAGGAGTGCAACAAGTAGGACACAACTTAGGAGGACAGCAGGTACTAACGCAAGTGCAGCCACCAGCACCGCCGCCACCGCCACCACCGATGAGTAACATGAAGCACGTGCAGACGcaatatacaattaacacaaataagATGCAACAACAATATGAAATCAACACAAATAAGATGCAACAACAATATGAAATCAACACAAATAAGATGCAACAGACAGTAAGTGGAGCAAGTAAGCACGTCACGGGAGGCTATACAAACGCAATGGATGCAGCAAGTGATCTAGGatacaataaaaaggaatacAGAAACAGAGGACAAGATCAGACAGGAGTATATAGCAGCTACGGAGTGTACGGAAACGTAATGGCAGGAGCAGGATACGCTCCACCGCCACCACCACCACCACCAGCTCCACCAGGACCAACACACTACCAAGGAGTCACGCAGGAAAACACAGGAGCATACGAAGGACAGAAGTCGAGGTTCAGCCCGCCGAGAAACAAGTTCCAACAATTGCAAGTTAACTTCCAAGCACAGTCGTCAACCTACGAGGAGACCGAGCAGGAGAACTACATCGACGACAAAAACATAGAATTCTACCACACAGGAGCGGAGTCGACGAAGGAAGACGGCCAGACGCCAGTAGTGCCACCATGGAAAtaa
- a CDS encoding uncharacterized protein (ribosomal protein L35 family protein) has translation MFIPYLCFYCNCTVSRPLVNNHCRSYRFLFLSHNFLNPVPLFRNSTCLFERRKYHFKIRAGGQFRIKPKTNHSVSKRFKITATGKLMYRRATTQHKQRHKSRGAKARLHRNGILTSLRMIRKIKSVLHNR, from the coding sequence ttgtTTATTCCTtatctttgtttttactgCAATTGCACTGTATCTAGACCCTTAGTTAACAACCATTGCCGCTCATATAGGTTTCTTTTCTTATCGCATAACTTTTTGAACCCTGTTCCTCTGTTTAGGAACTCAACTTGCTTATTTGAGCGCAGGAAGTACCATTTCAAGATCAGGGCTGGCGGCCAGTTTCGAATAAAGCCCAAAACGAACCACTCCGTTTCCAAGAGGTTCAAAATCACTGCTACTGGCAAGCTGATGTACCGCAGGGCCACTACTCAGCACAAGCAGAGGCACAAGAGTCGCGGCGCCAAGGCTCGCCTACACCGCAACGGCATCCTCACTTCCCTGAGGATGATTCGCAAGATTAAAAGTGTTCTACACAATCGCTAA